From a region of the Balaenoptera ricei isolate mBalRic1 chromosome 11, mBalRic1.hap2, whole genome shotgun sequence genome:
- the LOC132375326 gene encoding LOW QUALITY PROTEIN: prophenin-2-like (The sequence of the model RefSeq protein was modified relative to this genomic sequence to represent the inferred CDS: inserted 1 base in 1 codon): MAVELCRVHPLVPDVKATNFSGGQHRSQTQRVEESKSCAASIPSTGARSLVSDPQRWTGSHWGSNQKRLPEAVGAKRRRGDVRQSLVLPLLKDSTLLSNPAFDTPHGPQERPRCCQGDGETISSPSXGDFPLPLPSNPVRQQQGLRQVQLTAGEEIRDGAGQGGVCLGHCIRPRRDIKDGPACWEETDLGTMETQRASLALGRWPLWLLLLGLVVPSASAQALSYREAVLRAVDRLNERSSEANLYRLLELDPLPKADEDPDTPKPVSFTVKETVCSRTTQQPPEQCDFKENGLVKQCVGTVTLDQSKDQFDINCNELQSVRRFRLPFFPRRGSLQRLPPPIFPPGRFPPPIFPPGQFPPPIFPPPGFPPPILPPPPFPFPTPRFPFPPPRFPGRR, from the exons ATGGCGGTGGAGCTGTGCAGAGTTCATCCACTCGTTCCAG ATGTGAAGGCCACTAACTTCAGTGGGGGGCAGCACAGAAGCCAAACACAGCGAGTGGAGGAGAGCAAGAg TTGTGCTGCCTCTATCCCCAGCACCGGTGCCCGCAGCCTGGTGTCTGATCCACAGCGCTGGACAGGGAGCCACTGGGGGTCAAATCAGAAGAGACTTCCTGAGGCTGTGGGAGCCAAGAGGAGGAG AGGGGACGTAAGACAGAGCCTGGTCCTCCCTCTCCTGAAGGACTCAACGCTCTTGAGCAACCCTGCCTTTGACACTCCCCATGGGCCCCAGGAGAGGCCAAGATGTTGTCAGGGAGATGGAGAAACCATTTCTTCACCTT CAGGAGACTTCCCGCTCCCACTGCCCAGCAATCCCGTGAGGCAACAGCAGGGGCTGAGGCAAGTCCAGCTCACAGCCGGGGAGGAGATCAGGGATGGGGCAGGTCAGGGAGGAGTATGCTTGGGCCATTGCATCAGGCCCAGGAGGGACATAAAGGATGGTCCTGCATGCTGGGAGGAGACCGACTTGGGGACCATGGAGACTCAGAGGGCCAGCCTTGCCCTGGGGCGGTGGCCACTGTGGCTACTGCTGCTGGGACTAGTGGTGCCCTCGGCCAGCGCCCAGGCCCTCAGCTACAGGGAAGCTGTGCTCCGTGCTGTGGATCGCCTCAACGAGCGGTCCTCAGAAGCTAATCTCTACCGCCTCCTGGAGCTGGACCCACTTCCCAAGGCC GACGAGGACCCGGACACCCCGAAGCCTGTAAGCTTCACGGTGAAGGAGACCGTGTGCTCCAGGACGACCCAGCAGCCCCCAGAGCAGTGTGACTTCAAGGAGAatggg CTGGTGAAACAGTGTGTGGGGACAGTCACCCTGGACCAGTCCAAGGACCAATTTGACATAAACTGTAATGAG CTTCAGAGTGTCAGGAGATTTCGCTTACCATTCTTCCCCAGGAGGGGGTCACTGCAGAGGCTCCCTCCACCAATATTCCCCCCTGGACGGTTCCCTCCACCAATTTTCCCCCCTGGACAGTTCCCTCCACCAATTTTCCCTCCTCCAGGGTTCCCTCCACCAATATTACCCCCGCCACCATTTCCATTCCCCACGCCACGGTTTCCATTCCCACCGCCAAGGTTTCCTGGTAGACGGTGA